The Nitrososphaerales archaeon DNA window GCCGTGTACAGGCTGTTAGTGAAGATGCACGAGTCGAGACCATAGCGAGACTTGTTTGCAATCTGGATTGCTTCGTCGATGCTCTTGACCCTGATCAGCGCCACGACAGGGCCGAAGGTTTCCTCCCAAGCAATCTTCGCCTCTTGCGGGACGCGGTCTAGAATGGTTGGCTCGAAGTATGCCCCCCTGTGCCTCCCTCCCTTCAGCAAGAGGGCTCCCTTCGTGACCGCGTCGTCGACCAGCGACTGGACCCTTTCGGCAGCCCCTTCGTTGATCAACGGACCAACGTTGTATCTCTCGTCTTTCGGGTCGCCCATTCTCCAGGACTCGGATTCGGCCAACAACCGCTCGATGAGCTTCGAGGCGACAGCTTCCTCCACGAGCACTCGGCTGATGGCGTCGCACCTCTGCCCTGCGTACTTCAGCGACCCCTCGAGCACCTTCTTTGCGGCCAGCGTGATGTCGGCATCTGCGGCCACTATGGCGCATCCCTTCCCTCCCAGTTCGAGGTGCATCTTCTTCATCCCGACCAGCTTTGCTATGTGCTTCCCAGTTTCCGTGCTTCCGGTGAACGTCACCATCCCTACCAGTTCGTGATTGACGAGCGCGTCCCCCACGTCCTTCCCCCTGCCCGTGATTATGTTCACGACACCATCTGGAATCCCCGCCTCCTGGAAGGCCTTCGTCAGGAGGACGGCCGAGATTGGGTCATCACTCGCGGGCTTGATTACCACTGCGTTTCCCGAGACTATCGCTGGCACGATCTTCGCTGTCACTGAGAAGAGCGGGTAGTTGAAGGGCGTGACGCATGCTATCACTCCAATCGGCTCGTGTATCACGAGGGCGAACTTCGCCATGGTGTCCTCCGACCAGTCTCCGGGCACGTATTCGCCGAAGATCCTCCTCGCCTCCTCCATCGTCATCTTGATTCTGTTCTGCGAGGCGCGCACTTCGCTCTTGGCTGCGCTCACAGGCTTCCCCGCCTCCAGGACCAGCGTCCTGACGAATTCGTCGTCATGGTCCTGCATGATGTGCCTGGCCTTGTTCAGCATGTCGATTCTGTCAATTGCAG harbors:
- a CDS encoding aldehyde dehydrogenase family protein; translation: MSARGGVMDVHSPGDRSVVGRVQAGTAEDVENAVKTAYDSRRKIRDIPAIDRIDMLNKARHIMQDHDDEFVRTLVLEAGKPVSAAKSEVRASQNRIKMTMEEARRIFGEYVPGDWSEDTMAKFALVIHEPIGVIACVTPFNYPLFSVTAKIVPAIVSGNAVVIKPASDDPISAVLLTKAFQEAGIPDGVVNIITGRGKDVGDALVNHELVGMVTFTGSTETGKHIAKLVGMKKMHLELGGKGCAIVAADADITLAAKKVLEGSLKYAGQRCDAISRVLVEEAVASKLIERLLAESESWRMGDPKDERYNVGPLINEGAAERVQSLVDDAVTKGALLLKGGRHRGAYFEPTILDRVPQEAKIAWEETFGPVVALIRVKSIDEAIQIANKSRYGLDSCIFTNSLYTAWKVAKAMEEGSVSINDAPSHGVGYFPFGGNKDSGLGREGIGYSIDEMTRIKTIQFNLAPAGLGKTRDLAKL